From one Amia ocellicauda isolate fAmiCal2 chromosome 17, fAmiCal2.hap1, whole genome shotgun sequence genomic stretch:
- the aimp2 gene encoding aminoacyl tRNA synthase complex-interacting multifunctional protein 2 — MSMYQVKAVSAGHMEVDLPSCMYKLPNIHEQKSGCGHAHQNGEVDPAVRALEARQDEILRRLYELKATVDGLTKTITTPDADIDVASLSQGMGSAVFTGPADLDSLLGKDYGALRDIVVNADPAQPPLSLLVLHSLLCQRYKVLSAVHVHSSVTAIPPQLLACLGPRNTLNHSRHDFQLGFTLIWKDVPAPQMKFSVQNMCPIEGEGNIARFLYRLLSPGPQDAVSATLMDSWVDTAIFQLAEGSSKEKAAALRALNGALGRVAWLVGSDLSLADIVCYCALLRSGSNTSAPANVQKWMKSCENLSHFNCAYQVLQSK; from the exons ATGTCGATGTACCAGGTAAAAGCAGTTAGTGCGGGACACATGGAGGTTGACTTGCCGAGCTGCATGTACAAGCTACCGAATATCCACGAACAGAAAAGCGGCTGTGGACATGCGCACCAG AATGGGGAGGTAGACCCGGCGGTCAGGGCGCTGGAGGCTCGGCAGGATGAGATCTTGAGGCGGCTGTATGAGCTGAAAGCCACTGTGGACGGCCTGACCAAGACCATCACCACCCCCGACGCTGACATCGACGTGGCCAGCCTGTCTCAGGGAATGGGCAGTGCAGTGTTCACTGGCCCTGCTGATCTGGACTCACTGCTGGGGAAG GATTATGGAGCTCTGAGGGACATTGTGGTGAACGCCGACCCTGCGCAGCCACCCCTCTCGCTGCTGGTGCTACACAGCCTGCTGTGTCAGCGCTACAAGGTGCTGTCAGCCGTCCACGTGCACTCTTCCGTCACTGCCATCCCGCCGCAGCTCCTCGCCTGCCTTGGACCGCGCAATACCCTCAACCACTCCCGCCACGACTTCCAGCTCGGCTTCACACTCATATGGAAAGATG TGCCTGCGCCACAGATGAAGTTCAGTGTGCAGAACATGTGCCCCATCGAAGGGGAGGGCAACATCGCCCGCTTCCTGTACAGGCTGCTGAGCCCTGGACCCCAGGATGCTGTGAGTGCCACATTGATGGACAGCTGGGTAGACACGGCCATCTTCCAGCTGGCAGAGGGCAGCAGTAAAGAGAAGGCCGCCGCTCTGCGGGCGCTGAACGGGGCTTTGGGCCGGGTGGCGTGGCTGGTGGGCTCCGATCTCTCGCTGGCTGACATCGTGTGCTACTGTGCCCTGCTGCGGTCAGGCAGCAATACCTCTGCCCCCGCCAACGTTCAGAAATGGATGAAATCGTGTGAGAATTTGTCCCACTTCAACTGTGCCTACCAGGTTCTACAGTCAAAGTGA